The Zerene cesonia ecotype Mississippi chromosome 11, Zerene_cesonia_1.1, whole genome shotgun sequence sequence aaaaaaaaaattgaaaattctgTATGCATTACTGATTAATAACCCATTTATATCAATCACATTTGaagttatattgtattaaatataagccAAAAACCACTGttcttcctactatcctatcctatcttaataatgttacaaatgcgaaagtttgtgaggattgcaatgaaattttgcaaGTAGatactggacaactggattaacacacaggcaactttttatacatatattacaacgcgatacggacttacgcgggtgaaaccggggcgcagctagttattaataaataaaagcttaaaaGGAATGTGTTCAAAATCACAAGATTCAGAAAGTATAATTGTAGACTTTTtagctaaaaaataaatagtccTAAAAGTCTCCATTATATGTttgtcatatatatataattataaaatacatataaaatctaaatgtcTACTTTTGTCTGATGAATATTTaaggtaattaattaagtcattttcattctaaaaaaaactgtcccatttattccattttatttgttgaatatGGATTTATCACtttcttaattattagaataaaaagaaaaaaaatcaaacaatagcatacaataacaattagaCGTTTTTATTTCGGTTTTTGCTTAGAAGGAGTACTGTTTGTTAGGTTGTTGGCACCTTTTGCTGGGTCGTTAGACTCTGAACTCATTGAACCCTTAAATAACTCTGAAATAGgtgcttttaaattttcgacagaaaatttatttacatagattatcattaatttcgaatcattattagttttattaagaTGGAAATATAAACATGTGTTAATACATCATTgtcttaaatattgtttaccgtaaaaaattattcaaaatcaatttaatctacaaaaaaaatatgatgtatgcaataaggataataaaagaaaaaaaaaacataaaaatactaagtgtagtttttaaatacaccTAACCTACCCCAACCCATCCTATCAAATGCCCATTTCACAATATAACAGTTCCACATCTATAGACTGAAATGTAtggaaatattatgatttaaattgtatgcCATATGCATGGTCACAACTTTTCGCCAGATTACAATCTCGCAGAATGGATTATAATCTAATGgtgttttcaatattaaggTGGCATCTATGGCTATTTGCCCACTTAAGTGTAATTGTACAAGCAGGAAGCAGCAATTACATTGGTATGCACACACTAACCCAGATAAAAACCACAGCGGACACTAAACATTGCAGGGCTTCCCATTTTCTAGGTCTCTCGGCTCATCCCTGACCAACACAAAGGTTAGGGGTGAATACTTGTGGCAATAAGCtagacattatttcagttaatactgtcattttgttataattcaaTAGTGTGCAGAAAAGTTATGTACGTTTAGTACATCTTAATTTGTTAGAATcatatctaaatttatttctcttaacaaactaaaattctgaacttttgttttgtttataacctAATGTagaattaactattttaatgaatatcatATGGACTGTGATTTGAGTTTCTCCAAGTGGGTTCAAAACGAATtctgtatttttcaaatttcaaattactgTATTTTTGATGTTAAATGTCAAATTCTCAGATATAACTAGCAGGAAATCTATATTCTAAATTTCTTACACCAGTGTGTGTGTCACAGAACATCACCCAAGTGACGGATGGGattttaaagacatttttaaGTCTGAGAACATGGATAGATATTGATAAGATTGCTTGACAGAGCAACAACTGTAATATCAgcaaagttaattttattataagccaataaatatacaatatgaaCAACTATTATATGCAACTACAACAAGTATATTgcttttgattaaaatacatgtatgtttatataaaagtaaaaaaacatgcaattcaaaacatatttaagtaTGCTGGGCTCTTTATAAGTACATATGGGcttgataaatatatcatctTATCTAAATGTTGTAAAGTTTTGGAAACATATGACCGTTTGGGTTATATGCACATTATAAGTAACTTTTCTATTGTTAAGgtcaaataatgaaattgaatacATACCTATAAATAACAAGTGCAATCAAACAATGCAACTAGCATCAGTACAGTTATGAAATACAGCACAAAACACGCATTATATATGCTTGACTGATATTAAATTACGTGTTTCAAAATTCCTAAGAACTTTTTTACACTCGCGTTACCTCGCGTACCATATTTTCATCTTAATcacttatcaaaatatattaagaacaCTCAGATAAAGATTGGCACAGATAGGTCACTGTATATTCTATAACTCGAAATTGTTTGCAAGTGATAACAAAGCAGTGTCgtaacaaaaacattgaaCACGAATGAACATTTCAACGTGTTGTTAAAGTGAGAAATGAAGCCCGATCTTCGATATGGGACGTGGAGCGCtggtttaattcaatttagcGTCGAGACACACATCCCAGCAATGAATCACGTGttgacaataataataaaattcatttagttCAACATTATTATGGGTGCATACACCTATCGTACAACTTCATCCATTATTTACATCTAGATAGGAATCACTTGTACTTACGGAAATTAGAAACAAATCGGTCTTTGTATACATGAAACTTGTAATTTTGCGAAAATTAACACTATTTATGCGAGGAATCGATAAACTGATAAACTTTAGTTCGTTTTAATTACGACTGATTCACacttaaaaggaaaaaatgaTGTCAACTGTCATATCGCTTGACAATTACAATGTCATCGTAAACGTCAAAacattagttttttaaattatcttaaaacgTAAGATACTTAGTCTGATAGTATAGtagtactataaaatatattatactgtatTGGTGCGGGGTTATAGACATTTGATTTCAAATCCACCGCAAAGATTGGAAGTAATTTTTACACGCGTATTTAAATTGACGATACGATACTTTATGAAGTGTTTTACGAGTTTGCTGCTATTGCGTGTTTTCAAATAGACgtaatgcattttttaagCAAACTCAAAATTTGCTTTGATCgcatatttgaaatgtaaGTTACACAAAAAGacgcaattaaaaatttaaatattcataagcaAATATACATCCAAACTGAACCGCTAAATTAAAGTAACAGGCGTGGTTGTTAGCgatcaaaattttttgaattatgtatttataatttacggCACACTAGAAAATAGTGTtacgtaaatttttttttccgttttttttgcaaaaaaatccTTGATGCATAACATAGCATGATTCAATAATATGAGtgtgtatacatatattaaataaaagtgctCTGGTTATGATGGTGTAAAAACATGAAGCGACAAAATAATGATAGATTGTTAGAACTTATAGGAAAATTGGTTTAGAGTTTAGATTATACCATCTCTCtccaacacaaaaatattttcttagatttaacattttcttCTGGTTTCCTTTTATAACGGAGAAAACAaggaatgttattaaaaaaagtcgcCTAACTGTTAAATGATTGCCGCATTTGAGTATGAGCCATGTTTAGATCAAAGATGATAAGGACATTTACACCAAcaacgatttttatttcactgcCTAACGACCGATTAAACACTGAAAGTAAATAGCAATGTTACACAATcgaattaaacataaatagtgATCAAGAGTCAATCATCAGATAAGCTACGCTTCGTGTGATAAATGATCGATTAGACCAATTTTATCAACTATGATTCGGAATTttgttgattaattattttagtacaaTTTACAATAGTTTATGCTCGTGctgtaaaatatagttaaaaacaacattacatATGATTAATTTCTTGCatttaacatacatttttgtgtgGACTTAATATCTTTAAGGGTAAGTTTGAAGTGAATAACATCTGTCCTTGGCCACATGATGTCAACGTTATGAATAAAtggctattaataaaaaccatctaatttatataatatgatagatAGCTCAGGTACCtagtaatagaataaaaataagtacacTGTGATACACACGAGATAAGTACACTATGTAAATTTTAGGTAAATGTAGTCCTTAAATCCTTAAAGTCCTAAAATGTATACGaatatgtatactaatattaaagagctgaagagtttgtttgtttcattgaACATGCTAATCTTAGGGCTGCCTGgttcgaattgaaaatttatttttatgtttgatacaCCATTTATCGAAAAAGGATCTAGCAATATAACATCACGGTACGGCCAATAAAAGTAAAGCAGTAATGGAAAATATTGCAAAGCggaaaaaatattcctttaaGCGCATACGAAGTCGCAAGAGTCAGCTACTTGAATTCGAAGCAATAGCTTTAAATTGCGGAAATAAAGTACACTGATgcgaaaataaatcaaattatgcCACATTAGACTCTATTATGGACATTACTGGAAATTTGTTGAATACCTCTTAATTTTAGATCTTTTATTTCCCGTAATTGAAATTGATACcagttttttatgtatttcagaTGAGTCCCAAAGAGGAATCAGATAATATTGGTTCTGCCTTGGAAGCAGTAATCACCAGTGTTGGCGAAATAGGGCTGTACCAACGCATCCTTTTTATAGGGATGCTACCGTTTGGTTTCGCCTGGGCTTTCACGTATTTCGTCCAAATGTTTATCACAGCGACCCCGCAGGAACATTGGTGTCGTGTGCCTGAATTGGCATCACTAGATTTGGAGCTCaggtaatttacaaaataataaaatatatttgattcaaaatatgtaatcAGCGTTTTGCGtagatatgttattataattatgtatttgtttaagaATGCTTGTAGATATATCTATGTGGTATAAAGCACACAACTACACCAATAATAGATAAACTCTTTTGAACTAACAATAAGTTGaagatttttttgatttaGACACTAATTAGTTTAAGTTGCTATACCTGCAAATTACAGAGTaagggtaaataaaaataaaaagcaaacttGAGTATATGCTCATAGAAATGAATGATGTTTCAGACGACATCTGTCGGTACCCAGCACAGGAGATTACGATGTAGATAGTTGCATGGTGTTCGATGCGAATTGGACTCATGTGTTGGAGACATTGCGACCGCCCGAGACTAACACACCACTTATTCCCTGCCAAAATGGTTGGGAGTTTATCTTTGAGGATATTCCTTATTCCACTGTCGTCAGCGAGGTTTGTTTAACAGCTTTTCGGTAAACATGTATAACAGAATCTTTTAAGGAGTTAgagaagtaaaataaaataacatacctttatgaagaaaaaaatggaCCTAAAAGACATAATGTAATTAGAAATATGAaccaatgaataaaataatatatcatagcAAATACTGAaagaaagtttataaaaataacataggtTATATCTACTTTTGTTACAGCGTGAATGGGTTTGTGACAAAGCTAGCTTGGTGCCTTGGGCGCAGTCTATTAGTTTTCTTGGGTCCATCGTTGGTGGCATACTATGCGGTACATTAGCTGACAGATATGGAAGATTACCCGTTCTTATACGTGAGTAAATTTGTATCAGTATTGGTCATTAAGAAATAGaagatatcataaataaatagataaattctGATACATTGGCACCGTGTGAGGAAAATAATATGTGGTAAATTAGTGTGTAAAGTGGTGTGGtggtatttctttttttctccGACTAGGGAGGTTCGTCGACCAGTCTATTCAATTGAACGACAGTTTGGTTAATATGGTTAATCGTAATTTTAATTGCGTGATTCAGGAATAGGTATAATTTCGAAAGTTTTCCTAGCGaagaattaacataatttttattattgacaaGATTGAAAGCTGTATGAACACTGGCCAGATTATGCAATAAAGCGTTAATTAACTTTATGGAGtacatttgtatatatgtgCTTGTTTCCAGTGGCCAACGCGTTGGGTGTCATAGGCAACATTGCTTCGATGTTCACGACAGGATTCTGGGACTTTTCAGTTTGCCGTTTCATTGCCGGAATGTGTGTGGACAGctgttttatacttatttttatacttggTAAGTTAATAGGAAAGTATTGttgattgttaaatataagataacaTCATAATTATGCTAAAGCATTTGATTTGCACAGCTGTTTGCacaactgatttttttttgtagtttgtgCTATCTTTAAATccaatgaaatatgtatgctttattcgctttttctaattttctcacgatatttatttttcacgaTAACAACATATAAAGAcccatattaatattttcagtatTAGAATATGTGGGAACAAAATACCGTACTTGGGTGGCCAATTTATCCATTGCCTTCTTTTTTGGAGGGGGTTGCATTCTGTTGCCATGGATAGCATTGTGGGTCTCAGATTGGAAGTTGCTTATGATCGTTACGTCATCCCCTATGATTGTGGGATTTTTGGCGCCTTTTGTGGTGCCGGAGAGTGCAAGGTTTGCTTCTATCGTTTATATTTTCcactgtttgttttttaattattattgttaagatGTATTAAATCAATGGGaaatgaatattgaattttcaaatatgagAATATATAAGtccataatatatatctaaaacataaaattctcgtgtcacagttttcatTGCCATACtccggcttgaccgattttgatgaaattttttgtgcttatccggtatctatgagaataggccaacatctatttttcatacccctaaatgataagagtaagtcagaacagcgtttgtcgggtgcagctagtatatatatacatatcgcGGTAGCGTTAGACGGTTTTGCTGTGTCATCGCAAAATTCTTGTTACAGCagagaataataaatacaagtgtCACTCTCTGGCTCTAATGAAAACACCCACGAAGCATTGTGGCAACGAAGAAAAGCGAAAGATTAATTGACTAATTTATTCTAATCATTAACTATACAAAACAGTCTGTGTACGCTCAATTTacctatatcaaatttaaaatttaaggcACGTCAATACATTATTAGCTACCTTTATTAgttcaattttcaaaattctttatcAAGTCATAAGAGACGAATTTTTTATgcatacttttaatttttttaggtgGCTCGTGTCAAAGGGTCGGATTGATAAAGCGATGGAGGTTCTGAAGAGGTTCGAAAAAatcaatggaaataaaatacctcAGAATGTGATGGATCAATTTGTTGTGAGTTTTATGTGTTAGCACATAccaaactatttataaaatgaaagataTTCAAAGGAACCTTTTTGATGAGTAAAGCTGGAGTAGATCCCAATTTTATTGCCACTAGTAGTCCACCCCCGCTTCGCTCGGCACATACGTAGgtggaagaattttttttaaatcagttcagtTGTGCGTGAGATtattgcgttcaaacaaacccttcgattgtatattattatgcataGATGTCGCCTTTAACTACTTCTATAATTATGGAACACATTTGCcagtattttttctttattatttttttaagcaagCAGCCAAATGCACCAAGGTCGAAGATGAGGGCATCGCCCTGATATTCAAGACTGCACCCCTACGTCGTATGGTCATATTCCTCATCTTCACATTCATATCAGTGGCTGTAATGTTCGACAGCATCATCCGTTTGTCAGAGAACCTTGGTCTAGACTTCTTTGTGACCTTCTCTGTTGCGTCCGCGACGGAGCTGCCATCTATTGTTGTTCTTCTGTTGCTTTTGGACAGGTATGTTTTTAGATAATTTAGTACCTATTATAGTCTGTGTGTCGTGACGTTTTGAAggtgttttttaatactagTAATCGTGAGGCATTAACATGAGTGAATATAAATCACAGTTGACTTGTTTCATTGTTCATAATTGTTGCAATGCACATCGTTAAgtatgctttttttattccCTTTGccaagtataaatttattggacTATTAGAATTTTGagttgaaaatatatgtttcatatatttcatgttctaaggttgtttattattacgatatgtcattagaaatttttttaacttttcagATTAGGACGACGATGGCTGGTTTTTGCACCAATGATGGCTGCAGGTGCCTTATGCCTCATAACTGCGTTTGTACCTAGAGGTGAATTTAACGCAATTTTATGGAACATTTTGAATACAAGGACGAACACAACAATTTCTTAACTATTAACGATATTATACTAAGAGTAGTTTTAAAACCACGAAAAGAATAATTCTCCAATTTTTTCCAATAGCTTTCAATGAAGGCAATCTTATTTCAATATGTAAAGCTAAATAGgtatatcttttttaatcacttttttcttttatataaacttctGACTGAAAAGACTTGTGACTTCAATTTTAAACGGATCACTGTACTACAATACTTCAAGTCCAAagcgaatatattttatctaggCAGGTGTGCTCCTATAAAGAGAAagaatcatttaatataaaaaacagagttcagcattataatatttttataacagacATTCCCAGGAACGACGAAGGCTCAGGACGGAGATTATCGAAGCGTTTCGTTTTTCAGGTGTAATATCAGTGTCGCTGGCAGTAGTGGCACGATTCTTCAACAACATGTCGTATTTAGCCATTACTCAATGGACGCTTGAGCTGATGCCGACGGTGGTGCGTGCTTCGGGCGCGTCTTTTGTACATATAAGCGCGTTCGCTGCTGTTATTGTCACGCCATTCATTGTGTATTCTGTAAGTTGAcggttttgttattttacagaCTAATAATTATGAGGAACAGAGTGTTTATACCCGACTGACCGAAGGAGGTAACGTTTTAGTGGGTTGTGGTGGAATGCTCGTAttcataggctatataaattaagaaaatggtGTCCGTAATCATAAAAAGGGGAgttgagtttgtttttttcctTATCCTCTACTTTTACCTGTATGGaaatcaaaagaaatattgtGAAAAGAGCAAAAGTTGGCAGTTGGTACTTTGTTTCCATAATCACAAttcttgttttaaatgtagttttttgttaataactcCTGATTTTTCTGTAcaatttgcttatttattcCGTCTATGTATTCTATGAATAAGTTAGGTTGCAAACCTCTCTACAAAACatgtcaaatattttctataaattttcacGTTAAACTTGATAttcattattctttttttgacCATAGAAggcatacaaatataatcaaaataaatgaagtcaGATCCATTATAGACATTATTATCAGCCACTGACGTCTAGATATgtcttaaaataatcaatgtctaacattaatttaataatagtcgggaaatttattaaatatttgaatacatattgCGTGATAATTTTCAAGTCATGGGTGATTTTAGAAAACTAGTCTGTTTGGATGTCGGAGATCATGGCTATTGTTTTGTGATGAAAAGGCATTTACACCACTTCACAAAAGTACGAATTTCGTAaatattgtacttattattctgtggtaGAGGCACAGCAACGTTAACAACACGCCGTGTAAGTACTACTAGCAAATAGTAGAGTAAACTGTCGAagaaggtaataaaaaaataatctagtagtgaataatgaaatacacGAAAGCATTTTCATGTTTCTCAGATGAACACTTGGTGTggttttattcttttttataattttacacgaTGTATTTCCCGCCATTTCGTAATACCTACCTAAACGTTTCATACAACATGGTCACGGCCACAGAGTAGGTAATTAGTCACGGCAAGTCTGACAAAAATCGAATCGAATTGCAATTGAATCGTGTTTCAATTTCGGTacaatgtgttaaaaaaaaaaactaaaaaaagaaatttttttttttttttatgtcatagcgggcaactgagctggtggttcgcctgatggtaaacgattatcaccgcctatgaacattcgcaaaggtagtgcctctgcgaatgcgctgcccgcttttagtgggtaagggaaaaggaacgaattcatgacaggaaagaaggaatggactgggacgggtgaggaaaaggaaataggcctccggcttccccactcaccgtacgaaacacagtggcatgccactatttcacgccggttttctgtgggggtgtggtacttccccggtgcgagctggcccaattcgtgccgaagcgtgctcgactcaaataaaaagaaatgctTCGAGTTTTCTTAATCTTCTACAGGACCGCGCATGGGAAGGTTTGTCGCTAATCATAGTAGGAGTTGTGGGCCTTAGTGGGGCTTCTCTGGCGCTGGTGCTTCCGGAGACCAAGGGCAAGAGGATGCCGCAGACTATGGAANNNNNNNNNNNNNNNNNNNNNNNNNNNNNNNNNNNNNNNNNNNNNNNNNNNNNNNNNNNNNNNNNNNNNNNNNNNNNNNNNNNNNNNNNNNNNNNNNNNNNNNNNNNNNNNNNNNNNNNNNNNNNNNNNNNNNNNNNNNNNNNNNNNNNNNNNNNNNNNNNNNNNNNNNNNNNNNNNNNNNNNNNNNNNNNNNNNNNNNNNNNNNNNNNNNNNNNNNNNNNNNNNNNNNNNNNNNNNNNNNNNNNNNNNNNNNNNNNNNNNNNNNNNNNNNNNNNNNNNNNNNNNNNNNNNNNNNNNNNNNNNNNNNNNNNNNNNNNNNNNNNNNNNNNNNNNNNNNNNNNNNNNNNNNNNNNNNNNNNNNNNNNNNNNNNNNNNNNNNNNNNNNNNNNNNNNNNNNNNNNNNNNNNNNNNNNNNNNNNNNNNNNNNNNNNNNNNNNNNNNNNNNNNNNNNNNNNNNNNNNNNNNNNNNNNNNNNNNNNNNNNNNNNNNNNNNNNNNNNNNNNNNNNNNNNNNNNNNNNNNNNNNNNNNNNNNNNNNNNNNNNNNNNNNNNNNNNNNNNNNNNNNNNNNNNNNNNNNNNNNNNNNNNNNNNNNNNNNNNNNNNNNNNNNNNNNNNNNNNNNNNNNNNNNNNNNNNNNNNNNNNNNNNNNNNNNNNNNNNNNNNNNNNNNNNNNNNNNNNNNNNNNNNNNNNNNNNNNNNNNNNNNNNNNNNNNNNNNNNNNNNNNNNNNNNNNNNNNNNNNNNNNNNNNNNNNNNNNNNNNNNNNNNNNNNNNNNNNNNNNNNNNNNNNNNNNNNNNNNNNNNNNNNNNNNNNNNNNNNNNNNNNNNNNNNNNNNNNNNNNNNNNNNNNNNNNNNNNNNNNNNNNNNNNNNNNNNNNNNNNNNNNNNNNNNNNNNNNNNNNNNNNNNNNNNNNNNNNNNNNNNNNNNNNNNNNNNNNNNNNNNNNNNNNNNNNNNNNNNNNNNNNNNNNNNNNNNNNNNNNNNNNNNNNNNNNNNNNNNNTTGTGGGCCTTAGTGGGGCTTCTCTGGCGCTGGTGCTTCCGGAGACCAAGGGCAAGAGGATGCCGCAGACTATGGAAGAGTGGGAGGTGATGGCGCAATCCCAGCCGTATAAGAAGTAAATATGCATACTTTGTATTTTGgtaaaaactgttaaaatcGCCACTGTTAAGATAGTAGGTGCAAGGTAATTTTTCGATCATGTAGATACTAAGAAACACATTCATTCACTATTACATAGGCACTACTAAAAACATATTCAAGGATGTCTATGTTCTGTTGATTCAATATTTCGTAtcataattaaagtataaatatacaattttttaacacaatttattgCCATCGTTTACAGAGAGCAGTCTGCGCCCCTCGGCCAAATTGACCCTAGCTGATAtaagtttattcatttattaataaaaaatgtttatgataaTCTTGTGttcttattgaaaaatatttttgaaagttaccatttataagtaaaaaataatatttcattctttATTGGCACGGCgtgtataaactataaacgctaataatatgtgtatgttaAGACAGGGAAAGGTTTGGTGAATTTTAACATGGTACATTACTCatactgtaattttaaatattatgtattttaacaaGTAACACGCTTGTTAGGCACGTTTAtagtctttttatttaaattaagaagttATGCTTTCCTTGGCAACTTAAGAATTGTTGTTAATcctttgttaataaattaatttaactttatcttttataaagttaaaaaatacaatacaggGTGTCCCGCCGATTGTTTACTATGCTTAATGGAACTTGTAGTTTTTAATACGCTAATTAcgtaaaaatacttataaaatccCTGATGCACTGCAATTAGATGAATTCTTGGATCCCCTAGCTGGTCACCCGTCTACTTTTACCGCATGCACCGCGCGCGCGCCCTTACGTTTAAGATTATGTTTTCAGATGCACAATGTCCACAAGAGAGGAGCGGTATATGGCTGAGCGAAGCTAGCGATATAAATCTAGGTTTTGAGAAAAAatcaaatgagaaattttacaCGTCGTTCtgttattaagaatttttcCCTACGTCttacattcataaatattgttgtatgaaaaaaaattcacagtCTTGGCTTAAAGGTCTCGTAACCAAGCCAttaaatctacaaaaaaaaaaccacattCTGATATAGATGCACATGCATATATGACACGACAACTCAAAgtaggtattttaattaaaacgcttCATTAAAAGTATCAACAGTTACCGACGCTGTACGGCGCCcttttaattgtaaacatcCTGATAACTAATTCAGGTCAATTACAATACGCCAAGTATTTAAACCTCTGTGAGAACTATAACATTATCCGAAGTTCACAATGGACcgtttgatatattattatgtatttttaatatagtattattatttattccttcGTATGAAAATTGCAGGAAAATTATATAGCAGTTGGTTTACTGCAAAGGAAGCTATaagaaagattttatttgaaaaatgatcATTACATAGtgtaaagcaaagtcgcttcccgcgtctgtcccgATGTGTACAGTATGTAtgttagatctttaaaacagATTGATTTCAGGGTTATATGTAGGTATCTATATCTAtcaaactactccgaatttaatgtgttcgaagccgcaggcaaaagctagtttagaATAATAGGGATGTGGTAGTAGTTATTAAAACTATCAATAAGCTGAAAGATTCGATGAAATTCTGTTTCcgcattttattgaaatattttgattatgtaaaaaagtataaaattttcgtaaCGTTATTCGCTCAGAGCGTAgaattctttgttattttttactaattcaacgtttattatctattagCAGCTtgacccggcttcgcccgagtTGACCCAGGATAACAAAAACCAATGTCTCAGCACAGATTACATAGTACTATACTAGATTTCagtaaactattaaaaaaatgccg is a genomic window containing:
- the LOC119829860 gene encoding carcinine transporter-like, producing the protein MSPKEESDNIGSALEAVITSVGEIGLYQRILFIGMLPFGFAWAFTYFVQMFITATPQEHWCRVPELASLDLELRRHLSVPSTGDYDVDSCMVFDANWTHVLETLRPPETNTPLIPCQNGWEFIFEDIPYSTVVSEREWVCDKASLVPWAQSISFLGSIVGGILCGTLADRYGRLPVLILANALGVIGNIASMFTTGFWDFSVCRFIAGMCVDSCFILIFILVLEYVGTKYRTWVANLSIAFFFGGGCILLPWIALWVSDWKLLMIVTSSPMIVGFLAPFVVPESARWLVSKGRIDKAMEVLKRFEKINGNKIPQNVMDQFVQAAKCTKVEDEGIALIFKTAPLRRMVIFLIFTFISVAVMFDSIIRLSENLGLDFFVTFSVASATELPSIVVLLLLLDRLGRRWLVFAPMMAAGALCLITAFVPRGVISVSLAVVARFFNNMSYLAITQWTLELMPTVVRASGASFVHISAFAAVIVTPFIVYSDRAWEGLSLIIVGVVGLSGASLAGASLALVLPETKGKRMPQTMEEWEVMAQSQPYKK